The sequence AGCGGGCCGGCGCTTGTGAAAAGCTCCATCCCGACCTTGAACCAGCGGACACGGCCGGCAAGCGCATCGAGAAGCGCCTTGGCCTCATCGAGGGAGGGCACATCCAGCGCGCAGATCAGCCGATCGGCCGCGTCCCGGGGATTTCGCGGATCGGGCAGGCTCACGCCGAATCTTCCTCTTCCTCGGCCGCCGCCTTCGCCTTCTTCTTCCGGGCCATGACTTTCGCGATGACGACGCTGATCTCATAGAGGGCGAGCAGCGGCCCGGCAAGCAGCAACTGGGTCACGATGTCGGGGGGTGTCAGGATTGCGGCCACCACGAACGCGCCGACGATGACATAGCTCCGGTTCGAGGTGAGGAACTCCGGGGTCACCACCCCGATCTTGACGAGCAAGAGGGTGATGAGGGGCACCTCGAACACAAGCCCGAAGACGAGGAGCAGCTTGAAGACGAACGAGATATAGAAGCCGATCGAAATCTGGGGGACCAGGCTGTCGGTGGCGAAGCTCAGGAGAAACGACAACCCGTAGGGAAGAATCAGGTAGTAGCAGAAAAGGGCGCCGATGGTGAAGCAGAGGGTCGAGGCGATCACGAAGGGGAAGGCGTACCTTTTCTCGTTGCTCAAAAGTCCGGGGGCGCAGAACCGCCAGATGTGAAAGAAGATGAACGGGAGGCTGAAAT is a genomic window of bacterium containing:
- the tatC gene encoding twin-arginine translocase subunit TatC, coding for FSLPFIFFHIWRFCAPGLLSNEKRYAFPFVIASTLCFTIGALFCYYLILPYGLSFLLSFATDSLVPQISIGFYISFVFKLLLVFGLVFEVPLITLLLVKIGVVTPEFLTSNRSYVIVGAFVVAAILTPPDIVTQLLLAGPLLALYEISVVIAKVMARKKKAKAAAEEEEDSA